A genomic window from Peromyscus maniculatus bairdii isolate BWxNUB_F1_BW_parent chromosome 1, HU_Pman_BW_mat_3.1, whole genome shotgun sequence includes:
- the LOC102928676 gene encoding olfactory receptor 9I1-like, which yields MAKNNLTTITRFVLMGFNDLPKWEVPLFLVFLSFYLVTILGNLGMIILIQVDVQLHTPMYFFLSHLSVLDACYTSVITPQILATLAKDRLMISYGQCAAQFFFFTICAATECFLLSVMAYDRYVAISNPLLYTVAMSPRRCWCLVAGAYGGGLFGAILRTTCTFSLIFCENNQINFFFCDLPPLLKLACSDTTNVEIIIVFFGNFVILANALVILISYLLIIKAVMRMKSSGGRVKTFSTCVSHLTAVALFFGTLIFMYIRSSSGKSLEEDKVVSVFYTVVIPMLNPLIYSLRNKDVKAAFRKATGRFQVSQILHN from the coding sequence ATGGCTAAGAATAACCTCACCACAATAACTAGGTTTGTTCTCATGGGCTTTAATGACCTTCCCAAGTGGGAGGTCCCCCTTTTTCTGGTGTTTCTCAGTTTCTATCTTGTCACCATCCTGGGGAACTTGGGCATGATCATTCTCATACAGGTTGATGTCCAACTCCACACTCCAATGTATTTCTTCCTGAGCCACCTTTCTGTGTTGGATGCCTGCTACACTTCAGTCATCACCCCTCAGATCCTGGCTACACTGGCCAAAGACAGACTGATGATCTCCTATGGCCAATGTGCTGCCCAGTTCTTCTTCTTCACCATCTGTGCAGCTACAGAATGTTTCCTATTATctgtgatggcctatgaccgctatgttgCTATTAGCAATCCACTGCTCTACACTGTGGCCATGAGTCCCAGAAGATGCTGGTGTTTGGTGGCTGGAGCCTATGGTGGTGGGTTGTTTGGGGCCATCTTAAGAACCACATGCACCTTTTCTCTCATCTTCTGTGAAAATAATCAGatcaatttcttcttttgtgaCCTTCCACCTCTGCTGAAGCTGGCCTGCAGTGACACAACAAATGTTGAGATCATCATTGTCTTTTTTGGGAACTTTGTCATTTTGGCCAATGCCTTGGTCATACTTATTTCCTACCTGCTCATCATCAAGGCTGTCATGAGGATGAAGTCGTCAGGTGGAAGAGTCAAGACTTTCTCCACATGTGTCTCCCACCTCACTGCTGTGGCTCTTTTCTTTGGGACCCTCATCTTCATGTACATACGGAGTAGCTCAGGAAAATCCCTGGAGGAAGACAAGGTAGTATCTGTCTTCTACACTGTGGTCATCCCCATGTTGAACCCCCTCATCTATAGTCTGAGGAACAAGGATGTGAAGGCTGCCTTCAGAAAGGCCACTGGTAGATTCCAGGTTTCTCAAATCTTGCATAATTGA